A region from the Coffea eugenioides isolate CCC68of chromosome 9, Ceug_1.0, whole genome shotgun sequence genome encodes:
- the LOC113783627 gene encoding 40S ribosomal protein S29-like — MGHSNIWNSHPKNYGPGSRTCRVCGNSRGIIRRYGLMCCRQCFRSNAKEIGFINKYR; from the coding sequence ATGGGACACTCCAACATCTGGAATTCTCACCCTAAGAACTACGGCCCTGGCTCTCGCACCTGCCGTGTGTGTGGAAACTCCCGTGGTATTATCAGAAGGTATGGCCTGATGTGCTGCAGACAATGCTTCCGCAGCAATGCTAAGGAGATTGGATTCATTAATAAGTATCGTTGA
- the LOC113782500 gene encoding putative late blight resistance protein homolog R1A-10, with amino-acid sequence MAQAAIVSLVHQLECLMKFPLLILEIKKMQVKAFSEKVSELLNVLEGTPVLVRSRVEQLRFESEPLGRSIGDFLVAVKSDAVVSDVMEIMQRLLQTHGMSENMQKILDEVPTILMQIDFIDKESYRFRSNRDLQSTRENPRLCYFLDVVREMDGPSHDLRAAVVFFNDVGIQQMVLYKDLQFLLTAFEDSSVKWRGRNEVEKDVKNIVNRAAGFVKEWMKDNSILSEMSCLIDTLIHKCTEKSLDRKINLEAAVKSGFDGERGIHQYFSHISGEVQSIRRKIRQIRGIKGITRGLKTLQLQSSLPLKGHSLSDSNLRNIVVGFDAVLKKIMDRLAEPLLGREVLAIVGMGGIGKTTLARQMFDHPDTDFQFHCRAWVSVSQVYQLRNLLLDLLRSVTKPSDNDHEKTNEDLAQDLYQSLKGRKYLVVMDDVWSNEAWDCIQMCLPDDNNGSRVVVTSRFMELATYVSPKSHPHCMSLLDTKQSWELLEKLVFGLEGCPLELVDLGKQIARKCHGLPLAIVVIAGTLSRTVMTSDCWKDVAASVSSVVFTNPEQCLDILALSYNYLPQQLKACFLYMGAFPEDYEIKVRKLIRLWIAEGFLEESSSSNLEDVAEAYLEDLIGRSLVLVGKRNVVGKIKTCRLHDLLRELCLREAQKENIMTVIKQEDQSFPAKDNQRHLILHLNSDADVHLAPPYRSLKSFLCFALGSGFVPDIFFSYLTFESLRVLDMFFLQFDSFPAQIVNLEYLTYLALNVTYKLPTALWRLKNLQTLVINGPWPIRDDGDLPTLIVRYWSMPNLRHLHTTMVAFLSYLTDAASNIYRKPLPSGYLKTLSTVQFLCCRRDAFAKMPNLAELGLCETKEDYYRDRSCECLKDLAYLHQLEALNCSFYREIREARTISWDAFPSNLRKLTLSASNLPWEDMTNVAKLPNLEVLKLKNYAFRGSTWKLTDEVFRCLKQLLIEKTDIVQWEAEDDHFPCLQFLILRSCEFLAELPYVLGEIPTLERIELHYCNESAELSAKEFKDLIEDLAVIIRN; translated from the coding sequence ATGGCTCAGGCTGCAATTGTTTCTCTGGTGCACCAGTTGGAGTGCCTGATGAAATTCCCTTTATTGATTCTCGAGATCAAGAAGATGCAGGTCAAAGCCTTCTCTGAGAAAGTCTCTGAACTTTTAAACGTTTTAGAAGGAACTCCAGTTCTAGTGAGATCTCGTGTGGAGCAATTACGATTCGAGAGTGAACCTCTTGGACGGTCAATTGGAGATTTTCTTGTTGCAGTTAAGTCTGATGCAGTGGTGTCAGACGTCATGGAGATCATGCAAAGATTACTCCAAACTCACGGAATGTCAGAGAATATGCAGAAAATACTTGATGAAGTGCCTACCATTTTGATGCAAATTGATTTCATTGACAAAGAATCATACAGATTCCGTTCCAACAGAGATCTTCAGAGCACCAGGGAAAACCCAAGACTATGTTATTTTCTTGATGTAGTTAGAGAAATGGATGGTCCCAGTCATGATCTGAGAGCAGCAGTAGTCTTTTTCAATGATGTGGGCATCCAGCAGATGGTTCTGTACAAAGATCTTCAGTTCTTGCTCACTGCATTTGAGGATTCTTCTGTCAAATGGCGTGGCCGTAATGAAGTGGAGAAAGATGTCAAAAATATTGTCAACAGAGCAGCAGGTTTTGTAAAAGAATGGATGAAAGACAATTCTATCCTGTCAGAGATGAGCTGTTTAATAGATACACTAATTCACAAGTGCACCGAAAAATCTCTGGATAGGAAAATTAATCTTGAAGCAGCAGTTAAAAGTGGCTTTGATGGCGAGAGAGGCATTCACCAATACTTTTCACATATATCTGGAGAGGTTCAATCCATTAGGAGAAAGATCAGACAGATTAGAGGGATAAAGGGTATTACACGAGGTTTAAAAACCTTGCAGCTGCAGAGTAGTCTTCCCCTCAAAGGACATTCATTATCTGATTCAAATCTGAGGAATATTGTAGTTGGTTTTGATGCTgttttgaagaaaattatggaTAGGCTAGCAGAACCCTTGCTGGGAAGAGAAGTTCTAGCAATTGTGGGGATGGGTGGTATTGGTAAAACTACTCTAGCTAGACAAATGTTCGATCACCCTGATACTGATTTTCAATTTCATTGTCGGGCATGGGTTAGCGTATCTCAAGTATACCAATTGAGAAATTTGTTGCTTGATCTTTTGCGCTCTGTTACCAAGCCCTCTGATAATGATCATGAAAAGACTAATGAAGATCTAGCTCAAGACTTGTATCAATCTCTAAAAGGTAGGAAGTACCTGGTTGTTATGGATGATGTATGGAGTAATGAGGCCTGGGATTGTATCCAGATGTGTCTTCCAGATGACAATAATGGTAGTCGAGTAGTTGTGACCAGCCGGTTCATGGAATTAGCAACCTATGTGAGTCCAAAGAGTCATCCTCATTGTATGAGTCTTTTGGATACAAAGCAAAGCTGGGAACTGCTGGAAAAGCTTGTTTTTGGACTTGAAGGTTGCCCTCTTGAATTGGTGGACTTGGGAAAGCAAATAGCAAGAAAATGCCATGGATTACCCCTTGCAATTGTTGTTATAGCTGGCACTCTGTCTAGAACTGTGATGACATCTGACTGCTGGAAGGATGTTGCAGCTAGTGTAAGTTCCGTTGTATTCACCAATCCCGAACAATGTTTAGATATACTTGCTCTGAGTTACAACTACTTACCCCAACAACTTAAAGCTTGCTTTCTATACATGGGAGCCTTTCCTGAAGATTATGAGATTAAAGTTCGGAAGTTAATTCGTTTATGGATTGCTGAGGGCTTCTTGGAAGAAAGTTCTTCAAGTAATCTTGAAGATGTGGCAGAGGCCTACTTGGAAGATCTTATTGGTAGgagtttagttttggttggaaAAAGGAATGTAGTTGGCAAAATCAAAACTTGTCGACTACATGACCTCTTGCGGGAATTATGTCTGAGGGAAGCTCAAAAAGAGAACATCATGACTGTAATAAAACAAGAGGACCAAAGTTTCCCTGCAAAAGACAATCAGCGTCATCTCATTTTGCACTTGAACTCTGATGCTGATGTCCACTTAGCACCTCCATATCGAAGTCTTAAATCTTTTTTGTGCTTTGCTTTGGGTTCAGGTTTTGTTCCAGAtatctttttctcttatttgaCATTCGAATCCCTCAGAGTATTGGACATGTTTTTCTTGCAGTTTGATTCTTTCCCTGCTCAAATAGTTAACTTAGAATATTTGACGTACCTTGCACTGAACGTTACCTATAAGCTTCCCACAGCACTTTGGAGACTCAAGAATCTCCAAACCTTAGTCATCAATGGTCCATGGCCAATAAGGGACGACGGGGATCTCCCCACTCTGATAGTGAGATATTGGAGTATGCCAAACTTGAGGCATCTCCATACAACTATGGTTGCTTTTCTAAGCTATCTCACTGATGCTGCAAGCAATATTTACCGCAAGCCGTTGCCTTCGGGATACCTAAAAACATTATCCACAGTACAGTTTCTCTGTTGCAGGAGGGATGCGTTTGCCAAGATGCCCAATCTTGCAGAACTAGGATTGTGTGAAACCAAAGAAGACTACTACAGGGATCGATCATGTGAGTGTCTGAAGGATCTGGCCTACTTGCATCAGCTTGAAGCACTCAACTGTTCCTTTTACAGAGAAATCAGAGAGGCCAGGACTATAAGTTGGGATGCTTTCCCATCTAATCTCAGGAAATTGACTTTAAGCGCGAGCAATCTGCCATGGGAGGATATGACCAATGTTGCCAAGTTACCCAACCTTGAGGTGCTCAAGCTGAAAAACTATGCCTTCCGAGGATCAACATGGAAACTAACTGATGAAGTATTTCGCTGTCTGAAGCAATTACTAATTGAAAAAACTGATATTGTGCAATGGGAAGCAGAAGATGATCACTTTCCCTGCCTTCAGTTCCTAATCCTGAGGTCCTGTGAGTTTCTTGCTGAGCTCCCCTATGTTCTTGGAGAAATCCCAACTTTGGAGCGAATTGAGTTGCATTACTGTAATGAATCTGCTGAGCTTTCTGCAAAAGAATTTAAAGATCTGATTGAAGACCTTGCTGTCATCATCAGAAATTGA
- the LOC113782501 gene encoding metacaspase-9-like, with protein MGRYALLVGCCYLGDGNELQGCYNDVAAMKDLLINSFGFRRTNVEVLTDQRSSPLPPTGEVIRTELYEMIKQAEPGDVLLFYFSGHGIYRDFRGSRGCIREEAIVPCDRNLIFSADFRDMVNGMPHGADFVMIADSCHSGGLIGQTKEQVGPGFRPDVCHASRPYNYGNIGGGRRAKRMPIESVLRHLRPLSHVDSSDIGTLLRDIYGNQASILFRRHVDPDVSVDRGILISGCQSNETAVDDDGKHRRPYGLFTAELYSTLRNLRGPMMSNAELVETIRCKLRNEDQHPCLYCSDKRADAPFLWLR; from the exons ATGGGTAGATACGCTTTATTAGTTGGTTGCTGCTATTTGGGGGATGGGAATGAACTACAAGGCTGCTACAATGATGTGGCCGCAATGAAAGACCTGCTGATAAATAGTTTCGGTTTCCGTCGTACTAATGTGGAAGTTCTCACTGATCAGCGTAGCTCCCCTTTGCCGCCCACAGGTGAGGTTATAAGAACTGAGCTTTATGAGATGATTAAGCAGGCGGAGCCCGGCGATGTTTTGTTGTTCTATTTTAGTGGCCATGGAATATATCGTGATTTCAGGGGAAGCCGTGGCTGCATCAGAGAGGAAGCAATTGTGCCCTGTGACCGAAACCTCATTTTCA GTGCAGACTTTCGAGATATGGTAAATGGCATGCCACATGGTGCTGATTTCGTTATGATAGCAGACTCCTGCCACAGTGGGGGGCTAATAGGTCAGACCAAGGAGCAAGTTGGACCTGGATTTCGTCCAGATGTTTGCCATGCCTCAAGGCCCTACAATTACGGTAACATTGGCGGCGGTCGCAGAGCCAAAAGGATGCCCATTGAATCGGTTTTGCGGCATTTGAGACCTTTGAGTCACGTAGACAGTTCAGATATTGGAACACTCTTGAGAGACATTTACGGAAATCAAGCCAGCATCCTGTTCCGACGGCATGTTGATCCAGATGTCAGTGTTGACCGTGGCATCCTTATCAGTGGATGCCAGTCCAACGAAACCGCAGTCGACGATGATGGGAAACATCGTCGCCCTTATGGTCTGTTTACTGCTGAACTTTACTCTACATTGCGGAACCTGCGCGGTCCCATGATGAGCAACGCGGAGCTCGTGGAGACAATTAGATGCAAATTAAGAAACGAGGATCAGCATCCATGTCTCTACTGCTCTGACAAGCGTGCCGATGCACCTTTCCTCTGGCTACGCTGA
- the LOC113782900 gene encoding cytochrome P450 71A1-like, whose protein sequence is MLFLLLLLFSILISIGKKHKQLRNIRQPPGPPGLPFIGNLHQFDSEKAHEFLSQLSKKYGPLMSLQLGSVPVLVISSARMAKQALTTHDLVFSGRPASVGRQKLSYNRRDIAFSPYSDYWREMRKICVLQLFSLKRVQSFRPIREDEISSMIQKIVNLSSSSQLVDLRTIIMSLTSTIICRVAFGKRYDEEGHQRKRFDKLLQESQAMIGGFFISDYFPSFSWVDKFSGIIERLEKNFNELDLFYQELIQEHLNPNRPQSMKDDLLDLLIQLKEEQSSIIGLSWDHIKAILMDIFIAGTDTAAAAIIWAMTALMKSPSALKKVQAEVRKLVGEKGRVDEEDIQELPYLKAVINETLRLYPPAPLLGPRETTQECTIEGYEIKYKTLVYINAWAIGRDPECWKSPDDFIPERFLNSNIDFRGQDFEMIPFGAGRRGCPGFSLGLATVEVALANLLYHFDWKLPFGMKAEDVDTEVMPGLTMHPKNALSLFAKKYG, encoded by the exons ATGCTTTTTCTCTTATTGCTCCTTTTTTCAATCCTCATATCCATAGGTAAAAAGCACAAGCAACTCAGAAATATCCGTCAACCACCAGGTCCTCCAGGGCTCCCATTCATTGGGAACTTGCACCAATTCGACAGTGAAAAGGCTCATGAATTCCTAAGCCAACTCTCCAAGAAATATGGCCCCCTCATGTCATTACAGCTTGGTTCAGTACCAGTACTAGTTATTTCTTCAGCAAGAATGGCAAAACAGGCCCTGACAACCCATGATCTTGTGTTCTCCGGCCGGCCAGCTTCTGTTGGGCGGCAAAAGCTGTCATACAATCGAAGGGATATTGCATTCTCACCTTACAGTGACTACTGGAGGGAAATGAGGAAGATTTGTGTCCTCCAACTCTTTAGCCTTAAAAGAGTACAATCTTTTCGTCCCATTCGTGAAGATGAAATTTCGAGCATGATTCAAAAGATCGTAAATCTCTCATCTTCATCACAACTAGTTGATTTAAGGACCATAATAATGTCCTTGACGAGCACTATAATATGTAGAGTTGCCTTTGGAAAGAGGTACGATGAGGAAGGGCACCAGAGAAAGCGATTCGATAAACTTTTACAAGAATCCCAGGCCATGATTGGGGGTTTCTTCATCTCAGATTATTTTCCTTCATTCAGTTGGGTAGATAAATTTTCTGGGATTATTGAACGTCTTGAGAAGAATTTCAATGAGCTGGATTTATTCTACCAAGAGTTGATACAGGAGCATCTCAATCCAAACAGACCACAAAGCATGAAGGATGATTTGCTCGATCTCTTAATTCAGCTAAAAGAAGAACAATCATCAATTATAGGCCTATCTTGGGATCACATAAAGGCAATTCTCATG GATATATTTATTGCTGGGACGGATACAGCTGCAGCAGCAATTATTTGGGCAATGACAGCCCTGATGAAGAGCCCTTCTGCACTAAAGAAAGTACAAGCAGAAGTGAGAAAATTGGTCGGAGAAAAAGGAAGAGTAGATGAAGAAGATATTCAGGAGCTTCCTTATCTAAAAGCAGTGATAAATGAAACTCTAAGATTATACCCTCCAGCTCCACTTCTAGGGCCAAGAGAAACTACACAAGAATGCACAATCGAAGGCTATGAAATTAAGTACAAAACATTAGTTTACATTAATGCATGGGCTATTGGAAGAGATCCTGAATGTTGGAAAAGTCCAGATGATTTTATCCCAGAACGATTTTTGAATAGTAATATTGATTTTCGtggacaagattttgaaatGATCCCATTTGGAGCTGGACGTAGGGGCTGCCCTGGATTTTCTCTAGGACTCGCAACAGTGGAAGTTGCACTGGCAAATCTTCTGTATCATTTTGATTGGAAATTGCCTTTTGGGATGAAAGCAGAAGACGTAGATACTGAAGTTATGCCAGGACTAACCATGCACCCGAAAAATGCTCTTTCCCTCTTTGCCAAGAAATATGGGTAA